In the Limanda limanda chromosome 1, fLimLim1.1, whole genome shotgun sequence genome, one interval contains:
- the spout1 gene encoding putative methyltransferase C9orf114 homolog: protein MSTDGAAKRNNPVSSQSEERVDWKKRKTEVKDAKKQRKADKLIKQLDKQKEQEAEDRAELERSQNKTVLGRPYTVSVALPGSVLDNAQSTELRTYLAGQIARACVVFCVDEIIVFDEEGDDVKSTEGEFTGIGKKGQACVQLARILQYLECPQYLRKWFFPKHQDLQYAGLLNPLDSPHHMRIDEESEYREGIVLDRPTKPGQGSLVNCGMRKEVRIDKQLQSGLRVTVQLNETQNQESKSSKGVVVAPHVPRSEGGLYWGYTVRLASCLSAVFTESPYKEGYDLTIGTSEKGSDMDQTTLSQFNHLLVVFGGLQGLEASLDSDQNLEVNDPSVLFDIYLNTCPGQGSRTIRTEEAILISMSGLRHKIAAAFSDVSTG from the exons ATGTCGACCGACGGAGCAGCTAAACGAAACAACCCTGTGTCTTCTCAG tcggAGGAACGCGTGGActggaagaaaaggaaaacagaag TAAAAGATGCTAAGAAGCAAAGGAAAGCTGACAAGCTGATCAAACAGTTGGACAAGCAGAAAGAGCAAGAGGCCGAAGACAGAGCCGAACTAGAAAGAAGCCAGAACAAAACAG TCCTAGGTCGGCCCTACACAGTGAGTGTGGCCCTGCCAGGATCTGTCCTGGACAACGCTCAGTCCACCGAACTTCGTACATACCTGGCCGGACAGATCGCTCGAGCCTGCGTCGTGTTCTGTGTCGATGAGATCATTGTGTTTGATGAGGAAGGGGACGATGTCAA GAGCACTGAAGGAGAATTCACCGGCATTGGGAAGAAAGGGCAGGCTTGTGTCCAGCTCGCCAGAATACTTCAGTATCTAGAGTGTCCTCA GTACCTGCGCAAGTGGTTTTTCCCCAAACATCAAGATTTACAGTATGCAG GTTTGCTCAACCCTTTAGACAGTCCTCACCACATGAGGATAGATGAGGAGTCAGAATACCGAGAAGGAATTGTCCTCGACAGGCCGACCAAACCAGGTCAAGGTTCACTAGTCAACTGTGGCATGAGAAAG GAAGTTCGCATTGATAAACAGCTGCAGTCTGGACTCCGAGTCACAGTCCAGCTCAACGAGACGCAAAATCAAG AAAGTAAAAGTTCTAAAGGTGTGGTGGTGGCTCCACACGTGCCCAGATCAGAAGGAGGTCTCTACTGGGGATACACCGTCCGTCTGGCGTCTTGTCTCA GTGCAGTTTTCACAGAGAGTCCGTATAAAGAAGGATACGATCTGACTATTGGCACATCCGAGAAAGGCAGCGACATGGACCAAACCACACTGTCGCAATTCAA CCATCTTTTGGTGGTGTTCGGGGGTCTCCAGGGATTGGAGGCCAGTCTAGATTCAGACCAGAACCTGGAAGTGAATGACCCAAGTGTTCTATTTGACATTTACCTGAACACATGTCCAGGTCAGGGCAGCAGGACCATTCGCACAGAG gAAGCCATCTTAATTTCCATGTCAGGCCTGAGACACAAGATCGCAGCTGCGTTTTCAGATGTTTCCACTGGCTGA
- the st6galnac6 gene encoding alpha-N-acetylgalactosaminide alpha-2,6-sialyltransferase 6: MGLSGKGQQSHRMVIFVAIFVLMTILFLYGSNTGSTDVFTPMHVAVNNLLKTSDLKKWAGKEGYVPFHGNKNMNLHCNTCALVTSSSHVLGSQAGEEIDRAECVIRMNDAPTLGFEADVGSRTSLRVVAHSSVFRVVRRPNEFLHRMDNNPVVIFWGPPNKIGKEGKGTLYRLIQRVSMTYSNVSCFSIIPSKMRRFDTLFHKETGRDRQKSHSWLSTGWFTMVIAIEICDNLTVYGMVPPNHCGKKPGSKKIPYHYYKPRGPDECVTYIQSESGKRGNHHRFITEKHVFARWAKQYNISFTHPDW; encoded by the exons ATGGGGCTCAGTGGAAAG GGACAGCAGAGCCACAGGATGGTGATCTTTGTTGCCATCTTCGTCCTGATGACAATTCTCTTCCTGTACGGCTCCAACACTGGTAGCACTGACGTCTTTACCCCCATGCACGTGGCCGTTAATAACCTCCTCAAGACATCAGACCTGAAGAAGTGGGCTGGGAAAGAAGGCTATGTGCCATTTCATGGGAACAAG AATATGAACCTGCACTGTAATACCTGCGCGCTGGTGACAAGTTCCAGCCATGTCTTGGGGAGTCAAGCGGGAGAAGAGATCGACCGTGCGGAGTGTGTGATTCGTATGAACGACGCTCCTACGCTGGGGTTTGAAGCCGATGTGGGCAGTCGGACTTCTCTGAGGGTCGTGGCCCATTCcagcgtgttcagggtggtccGGAGGCCCAATGAGTTCTTGCATCGCATGGACAACAACCCTGTGGTCATATTCTGGGGACCCCCGAACAAGATTGGGAAGGAGGGCAAAGGGACTTTGTACAGACTGATCCAGAGAGTCAGCATGACCTACAGTAACGTGTCGTGTTTCAGTATCATACCAAGCAAGATGCGCAGATTCGACACTCTCTTTCATAAGGAGACAGGACGAGACAG ACAAAAATCTCACTCGTGGTTGAGCACAGGCTGGTTCACAATGGTCATCGCCATTGAGATATGTGATAACCTCACAGTATATGGGATGGTTCCACCCAATCACTGTGG AAAAAAACCTGGATCAAAGAAGATTCCCTATCACTACTACAAACCCAGGGGGCCTGATGAATGTGTCACTTACATACAGAGCGAGAGCGGCAAGAGAGGAAACCACCACCGCTTCATTACAGAGAAACACGTGTTTGCACGCTGGGCAAAGCAGTACAACATCTCCTTCACTCACCCTGACTGGTGA
- the st6galnac4 gene encoding alpha-N-acetyl-neuraminyl-2,3-beta-galactosyl-1,3-N-acetyl-galactosaminide alpha-2,6-sialyltransferase — translation MALCSGLSPKGLGMKSPMLRWLMLLCLSLPLLFWFAHVITRDGPSPVLQSSGLRGYVRISPGGMEQFLHKHCNQCALVSSSGQMLRAGIGDEIDRFACVIRMNNAPTDGFERDVGSRTSVRVVSHTSVPLLVKNEQYYFQQSADTTYVFWGPDRNMRQDGKGRIFNTLLKIAKKYPDVKIYTVTREKIQYCDSVFQNETGKNRMKTGAFLSTGFFTMILAIDMCERIHVYGMIDDNYCSRANHSVVPYHYYEQNRVNECRMYKVHEHTKRGGHRFITEKAIYARWATHHDIKFKHPSWSL, via the exons ATGGCTCTCTGCAGCGGGCTCTCTCCCAAAGGCCTCGGCATGAAGTCTCCG ATGCTGCGATGGctgatgctgctctgcctgAGCCTCCccctgttgttttggtttgcaCATGTGATCACACGGGACGGTCCGTCGCCTGTTCTGCAAAGCAGCGGGCTCAGGGGCTACGTGAGGATCAGCCCCGGCGGGATGGAGCAG TTTCTGCACAAGCACTGCAACCAGTGTGCCTTGGTCTCCAGCTCAGGTCAGATGCTCAGAGCTGGCATCGGTGACGAGATTGACAGGTTCGCCTGCGTCATCCGGATGAACAATGCACCCACGGATGGGTTTGAGAGGGACGTGGGCAGCCGCACCAGTGTTCGGGTCGTGTCACACACCAGCGTTCCCCTGTTGGTGAAAAATGAACAATACTATTTCCAGCAGTCGGCGGACACCACATACGTGTTCTGGGGTCCTGATAGGAATATGAGGCAGGACGGGAAAGGACGCATCTTCAACACACTCCTGAAAATAGCGAAGAAGTACCCGGATGTGAAGATCTACACTGTGACCAGAGAGAAGATTCAGTACTGTGACAGTGTGTTCCAGAACGAAACCGGAAAAAACAG AATGAAGACGGGGGCTTTTCTCAGCACTGGATTTTTCACCATGATCCTGGCCATAGACATGTGTGAAAGAATCCACGTGTACGGGATGATCGATGATAACTACTGCAG TCGGGCCAATCACAGCGTTGTTCCCTACCACTACTACGAGCAAAACCGAGTCAACGAGTGCAGGATGTACAAAGTGCATGAGCACACCAAACGCGGGGGTCATCGCTTCATCACTGAGAAGGCCATCTACGCCCGATGGGCCACGCACCATGATATCAAGTTTAAACACCCCTCCTGGAGTCTCTGA